Part of the Paludisphaera borealis genome, CGAGCCAAGCCGGGTGAGGCTCTCTTCCTTGCAGCTCCCGCGATGGATGGTCACGCCTTCACGGAAGGTGTTGGAGTCGCCGATCTCGAGGCGCGTCGGCTCCCCTTTGTAGCTGAAGTCTTGGGGATCGCCGCCGAGGACCGAGTTGGGGTGGACGACGTTATTCTCACCCAGGGTCGTGTGGCCCAGGATGCAGACGTGCGCGATCAGCCGGGTTCCCCGGCCGATCCTGGCGTCCGGTCCGATCACGCAGTACGGGCCGATCTCCACGTCGTCGGCGATCTCGGCGCGAGGGTCGATGCACGCGGTGTCAGCAATCATCGTGGCCATGAGTGACGGTTCCTACAGCCGGTTTGCGGGATAGGGAAAGACGTGGCTGTGACTTGGGCGCCCGAGCGATCGGCCGGGCGAGAGGCCGCGGCGAGCCGCCTAGGCCGCCGGGGCGTCGATCATCACGAACCGGATCTTCGCCTGAGCGGCCAGTGCGTCGCCGACCTTGGCGACTCCGGTGACGCTCGCCGAGGTCGTCTTGATCTTGTGCGCCACGATCTCGATGCGGAGCTGGTCTCCGGGCACGACCGGCCGGCGGAGCTTCACGTCGTCGATCGACGCGATGACCGCGGCTCGCCCTGACCGATTGACGCTCGACGCGATCAAGATCCCGGCCGCCTGGGCCATGGCCTCGATGATCAAGACGCCAGGCATGATCGGCCGTCCCGGCCAGTGGCCTTGAAAAAACGGCTCATTGAAACTGACGTTCTTGAGCCCGACCACGCGCCGGCCGGCCTGGAGTTCCAGAACCCGGTCCAGCAGCAGCATCGGGTAACGGTGCGGAAGGATCTCGAGAATTCCCTGGATGTCGATCGTGCCGTCGCTCCGGAGGGGCAGGGGAGGAGCCCAGGGATCGGCCTCCTTCTCCTTTTCTTTCTCGATCGACTGAAGCAGTTTGCGCACCAGCGAGGCGTTGGCGTGGTGCCCCGAGCGGTGGGCGACGACGAACCCGTGAAGGTCCATGCCCAAAAGCGCCAGGTCGCCGATCATGTCGAGCACCTTGTGGCGGGCGCACTCGTCGGGGAACCGAAGCGTGTTGCCGACCACGCCGTCGGGGCCGAACAGCAAGACGTCCTTCTCGGTGGCGCGAAGTCCGATCCCCGCCGCGCGGAGTGACTTAGCTTCGTGCTCCAGGAGGAACGTGCGGCTGGCCGCGACCTCGGAGCGGAACGACTCGGGAGATAGCGAGAGCAGGAAGCTCTGGTTGCCGATCGGCGAGTCCTGGCCGTAGTCCAGGTGGTACGAGAGCGTCAGCCCGTCGGTGGCGTTGGGATGCGCCGCAAGCACGGCGTCGCCCTCGCGAACGGTGAACGAGCGTTCGATCGTGAGCGTCTGGCGCGGCCGATCCTGATCGACGACGCCGGCCGCGTCGAGGGTCTCGACGAACACCCGGCTCGATCCGTCGCACCCCGGACATTCGGGGGCGTCGATCTCGATCAGGCAATTGTCGATCTGCAAGCCGGCGAGGGCCGCCATGACGTGCTCGATCAACTCGACCACGGCCGGACCATCCTGCACGGCCGTCCGCCGCTGGGTGGGGATCACCTGGCTGACCCGAGCCGCGACCGAGGGGCGGTCGGGCAGGTCGGTCCGGATGAACCGAACCCCCGTGTCGGGATCGGCCGGGAGAAACCGCATGGTCACATCGGCGCCGTGGAAGAATCCGACTCCACGAACCTCCGCCGCGCGGGCGAGAGTTCGTTGCGGACGCTTGGCGATGAGCATTCCTACCCTGGTCCTTTCGCCGGCGCGGGCGGATCGGCCTCGAGGCGAGGGTCGGCCGCGCGACGGTTGATCTCATGACGGTTCGAGCCGCGGCGTCGCGGCTCGAAAGCCAAGCCATGTCACCTCAAAGTGTCCCGATCGGTCTTGTGATCGGGAACGGCGGCCCGGCGGTCGGCGGTCTCGCCGGGCGGTTCGCGATGCGCCGCGGCGGTCGATCCGCCGGCTCGGCTCGGCCCCGACTCAGTGAACCTCGGGCTGGGCGGCGGCGGCGGCGGCCGGTTGAGCGGCGGCGGGGGCGCCACCAACGGCGGCTCCGGCGGCGGGCTTGGCAACGTGCCCGCCCACGGCGGCGTACCACTTGTTGAGGTTGTGGACGACGTCGTTGGTGATGTCGTTGCGCGGATCGGCGTAGATCATCGTGTTGGACATCGCGGCCATCACCGAATTCGGGTTGCTCCCCGAGATCGGCTGGTTGGAAACCCGGACGACGTAGTTCATTCGCCGCTGCTCGGCGATCTTCTGAACCATGACCTGGATTTCCTTGTACAGCGTGGCCATCGATTCGGCCTCGCGAGAGCTAAACTCGCGTTCGGCCGACTCACGGCCGGCTTCCATCTTCGCCTTCAGCTCGGTGATGTGGTTCTCGCGCTTCTTGAAGTCGTCGCTGCCGGGGTTGAGCTTCTGAAGCATCTCGGCTTCTTGGGCCATCTCGCCCTGGATCTTCATGAGATCCTTCTTCTTGGCCATGGCGGCGGCGTTGAATTCCTCGGCCTGCGCCTTGACCTTTTCGTAGCCCTTGAAGACGGCTTCCAGGTCGACCGTGCCGATGACCGGCGGGATCGGGGCCTTGAAACCAGCGGGCGCGGCGGCACCGGCGTTGCCGGCGGTGCGGCGGACGCCGCCGTCTTGCTGAGCCTGCCCTTGTCCCTGTCCCTGGATGGGGGCGGCGAGGAAGGCCATCCCCGCGGCTCCGAGGCCCAGGGCCGCGATCAAACGTGAAGAGAGAACCATCGGCTTCACTCCTTTTCACCGCTGGTGGTAACAGGCCGTACGCCTGTCTTGTGCTCGAGTCGAGCGGCCGCCGGGGCCCGACTCGTTTCCCGTACATCCTGGGGGAAATCGAGTCCGGCTCGGAAATGACCGAGAGCCCTCGAAGGAGGGTCGTCGTCGGTCTTTCCGCTGCTCCGGCAGGCCAACGTCGGCATTCTGCGCGGAAGCGCGGCGAGGGTCAAGGCGAACTGCGCGGGTTCAACGTCGAAACGCGCGGGGGAGGGGGGAAGCCGATCGAGCCGGCGGCGAAGCCCCGCTCGGATCAGGCGCCGGCGTAGGTCAGGACGAAGTCGTGGAACCGGTACTTCTTGTTCTTGGGCGTCTCGCCGGCGGCCGAGAACAGGCTCAGCAGCAGGTCGCCGAAGTGGTCGGTGCGAACGCTGTAGAAATTATGCTTGCCCTCGCGCCGCGACTCGATCAGGCCGGAGACGCGAAGCAAGGCCAGATGATGGCTGACCGCCGGCTGGCTCTGGCCCAGACGCTGGCAAAGCTCGGTGACGTGCAGCTCGCCGTCTTCCGACAGCGCCAGATAGAACAGGATGCGGAGCCGGGTCTCGTCGCTCAGGAGCTTGAAGACCTGGGCGAGCTCGCGGATCGACTGGTCGGAGACCTCCGGCGCGGCCTCCGCCGCCTTGCCGTTGGTTTCCGTGGACTGCTTCGCGTCTTTGCGAGCCATGAGTGGAAATCCTTCTTCTTGAAGTCGGAGTAAGTAACGGTGATGGTCGGGATGTCAGCGATTAAAAACGAGGAACCGAAGGGCCGTCGTGGGACGATCGCGCGCAGTCCCACCACGGCTCATCATGAAACGGAATTAATAATTGCAGATCTCGATCTCTGGATGAGATCGGGCGCGAGCGGGACGAGGCGAGGTCGAACGATGACCGCGTGCAACCGACGGAAAAATCGGCGAGCCTCGATGAGACTCGGCCGTTACGCATGATAATCAATATCTAAGTGGAATGGAATCGGAAGCCGAGCCGGGATGCGCAAGCGGGATCAGCGGTTCAAGAGGCCGTACTGGTTCAGCGCCTGAGACAACCGACCGAGAGCCGCCTCATCGAGGGGGCACAAGGGGAGCCGAAGCTCGCCGTTGCCGCGGCCCAAGAGCGCCAGGGCCGCCTTGAGCGGCACCGGGTTGGGCGCCAGTCCGAGCAGCTCCCGGCACAGCGGAAAGAGCCGAGCGTGGCGTTCCCGGGCGGCGCGAAGGTCGCCGGCGTTGAATTCGCGGATCAGCGCGGCAATGTCTTGGGGAATCAGGTTGGCGGCCACGGATATCACTCCCTCGGCTCCCACGGCGAGCATCGGCAAGGTCAGGCTGTCGTCGCCGGAGAGGACCGTCAAGTCGGTCCGGACGAGGATCTCGCTCACCTGGTCGAGTGAACCGGACGCCTCCTTGATCGCAACGATCGGCCCCAGACCCGCGAGCCGCTCGACCGTGTCGACCTCGACGTTCCTGCCGGTCCGTCCCGGGATGTTGTACAGCACGATGGGCAGATCGACGCTTTCGGCGACGGCCGCAAAGTGCCGGTAGATCCCCTCTTGGCTCGGGCGGTTATAGTAAGGAGCGACAAGCAGCGCGCCGTCGGCCCCAGCATTCGCCGCGAATTTCGTCAACCGGACCGCCTCGGCCGTCGAGTTCGACCCCGTCCCCGGCAGCACCTTCGCCCGCCCCGCGGCCGTCTCGACCACGATCGCGATGACCCGCTCGTGCTCCGCGTGCGAAAGCGTCGGCGCCTCGCCCGTCGTCCCCACCGGGCTGATCACCGGCGTCCCCTGGGCGATCTGCCACTCGACCCACGCACGCAGAACCGGCTCATCGACCGCGCCGTCGCGAAACGGAGTCGCCAGCGCGACCGTGCATCCGGCGAACATTCGACCCTTCGTCGCCATGTCTTGATTCCATTATCGGACCGCGACGTTCGCCGGAGTTTCCACTCCAACCCGCAGGCCGGGCCACGCGTAAACGTCTCGATCACGATTTCATGTGAAATTTTAATCTATGCAGCACTGCATACGATCAATGAATATATTAGTGATCAGTTCGCCGCAAGGGAAGTGGATACCTCCGTCGCGACCGGAAATACGACATGGCTCCATGCAGGAGTGTTGCGGCTCGAAAACATGGGCTTCCCTCGCGGTCGAGTCGACGGAGGGGGATCAGGCCCGGACCTCGATGCAGTCTTTCATCTCGCGGACGGCGCGCTCCAGGCCCACGAAGAGGGAGCGGCTGACGATGCTGTGGCCGATGTTCAGCTCGGCCATCCGATCGAGCGCGGCCACGGCTTGGACGTTGCGGTAGTCGAGCCCGTGCCCGGCGTGCAGCTCGACGCCCGCGGCCGCGATCCGGGCCCCGGCCCGCCGCAGGGCGTCGAGTTCGACGTCGCGGTCGGACCCCTCGCGAGCGTTGGCGTAGCGGCCGGTGTGCAGCTCGATCGCGACGACCCCCAGCTCGATCCCCGCGTCGATCTCGGCAGGATCGGCGTCGAGGAAGAGCGCCGCGTGGATGCCGGCGTCACGCAGCCGCGCCACGGCCTCGGCGGTGCGGGAGCGGTGGGCGGTGACCGACAGCCCCCCCTCGGTCGTGATCTCCTCGCGGCGCTCGGGAACGAGCGTCACCTGGTCGGGCCGGTACTCCAGAGCCAGCGCGACCATCGCCGGATCGATGGAGAGTTCGAGGTTGAGGACGACCTGCACGGTCTCGCGGAGGATGCGGAGATCGCGATCCTGGATGTGGCGACGGTCCTCGCGCAGGTGGATCGTGATCCCGTCGGCGCCGCCGAGTTCGGCGATGGCCGCGGCCCAGACCGGGTCGGGCTCGCGCCCCTTCCGCGCCTGGCGGAGCGTGGCGACGTGGTCGATGTTGACGCCCAGTCGGGGCATTGTGGAACCTCCTTCTCGAATCTCTTCGCGTGTGCGGGCACGCTCAGCGGGTCGGTCGGCCGCCGGCCTTGCCGACGACCTTCAAGGGGGACTTGGCGAGCACGAACGTCTTCTCGCCCGAGAGCGTGAACGCGATCTTCCCCTTGCGGTTGGGCCCGGCGCCGTCGACCGAGACGATCCGTCCCAGGCCGTATTCGGGATGAAGCACCGACGCCCCCGGCCGGAAGGCGTCGAGATCGCTGGTCGGGGTGGTCGTTGGAAACGACCCGCCCCCGAGCTGCGCCGCGGTCGTGAGCCGGAACGCGGCGGGCGACGGCGTCGGATTCGGACGCGGCTCCGGTCGACGCGACGCGTAGCCCGAGGACGAAGACGACGAGGGCGACCATCCCCGTTCGCTCGTGACGACGCCCGAGCGGTCTTCGTAAACCATGAACTCCCTGGGAAGTTCGGTCAGGAATTGCGACTGCGCTGTGGCCTGCTGCTGGCCCCGAAAGCTCCGGATGCGGCAACGGCTCAGAAACAGTTCCCGCTTCGCCCGGGTGATGCCCACGAACAGCAGCCGGCGCTCTTCCTCCATCTCGCTGGGGTTGTCGAAAGCCCGGCTGTGAGGCAGGATGCCCGCCTCCAGGGCGACGATGAAGACGACCGGAAACTCCAGCCCTTTCGCCGCATGCAGCGTCATCAAGGTCACGGCCCCGGTCTGCTGGTCCCAGCGGTCGATCGGCGAGGCCAGAGTGATGTCGGACAGGAATTCCTGGATCGTGGCGCCGGCGTGCTCCGCGTCGAACTCGCGTGCCGCAGTAATCAGCTCTTCAAGGTTCGCCAGCCGGTCCTCGCCCTTGTCGCCCGGCTCGTCCTTCAAGTGCTGGCGATAGCCCGATTTCTCCATGAGCTGGAGGATCACCTTCTCGACCGAGTCATCGCGGAGCGCGGCCAACTCGTCGTAAAGCTGGGTGAAATCGAGAAACGCGCGGATCGCCTTGTCCTTCAGCCCCGGCACGCTCTTCGCTTTCCGGGCGGTCTCCAGCAGCGTCTCGCCGCGCTCGCGCGCGGCGCTGATCAGGTGCTCGAACGACGTCTTGCCCAGGCCCCGAGGGGGGACGTTGACGACCCGGGTGAAGGCCAGGTCGTCCTTGGGGTTGTTGATGAGATTGAGATACGAGACGACGTCCTTGACCTCTTGCCGTTCGTAGAACGAGACGCCGCCGATGATCTGGTAGGGGATGCGGGCCGACCGGAACGCCTGCTCGAAGGTGCGGGTCAGGGCCGTGATTCGGCAGAAGACCGCAACGTCGGAGTAGTTGTACGAGCCGTCGCGGACCAGCGATTGGATCCGGCCGGCGACCCCTTCGGCCTCGTCGCTCTCGCGGCCGTAGACGGTCAGATCGACCGGCTCACCGCGCGAGTTCTCGGTGATCAGCGCCTTGGGCTTGCGGTTGGTGTTGAACTGGATCAGGTGGTCGGCCACGCTGAGGATGTTCTTGGTGCTGCGGTAGTTGTGCTCGAGCTTGACCACCTTGACGAAGTTGTAGTCCTTCTCGAATTCGAGGATGTTCGAGAGGTTCGCCCCGCGCCAGCCGTAGATCGACTGGTCGGGGTCGCCGGTGACGCACAGGTTGGGGTGGTCGACCGAAAGGGCCCGGACGATGGCGTACTGCGCCATGTTCGTGTCCTGGTACTCGTCGACCAGGACGTAGCGGAACCGGGCGTCGAGGCTCGCCCGGACGTCCTTGTGATTCTTGAGAATGCTGACGACGTGGACCAGGAGGTCGTCGAAATCGACGGCCGAGGCACCCTTCAGGCGTTCTTCGTAAGCCGCGTAGACCTTGGCGACCAGGCGATCCTTGTCGTCTCGGGCGCGGAAGGCGAGCGACTTGGGGCTGGCCAGGTCGTTCTTGGCCTTGCTGATGGCCGACTCGATCTTTTCGGGGGTGATCGGCGGGTCTTCGATCCCGAGCGCGTCGAGGACCTCGCGAACCGTCTTCAGGCGGTCGGACTGGTCGTAGATCGTGAACGCCTTGTCGAGGCCCACGAGCGAGCCGTGGGTGCGCAGGAGCCGGGCGCAGAAGCCGTGGAACGTGCCGACCCAGACCCGGGCCCCCGGCGTGAGGGCCTCGATCCGCTCGCGCATCTCGCCGGCGGCCTTGTTGGTGAAGGTCAGCGCCAGGATGTTGTCGGCGGCGATCCCCTGCTTGAGCAGGTAGGCCACCCGGCGGGTGATGACGCGGGTCTTCCCGGAGCCCGCGCCGGCGAGGACGAGCATGGGGCCGTCGACGTGCATGACGGCTTCGCGCTGGGGGGTCGTGAGGTCGGCGAGAAGATCCATCGCGGTCGGTTCATCCCGAGCCGCCGGGGCCGTATTGGGGCGGCTCGCGGCTCCTGACGGAGTGGGTTGGTGCGGTCGTCGTGTCAACTCCCAAAGTATACCGGCGAGCCCCCCGAGCGGCGATCGGTTTTCGAGGCCGCGAGCAGGCCGCCCCCGCGCAACCGGGCGCATCCTACTCGCTTGCGGGGTCGGACGATAAACTGGGGGAAATCACCCGGATACCGCCAGGAGAATCGCACGCATGGAGATCGTCGGAATCGGAACGGACATCGTCGAGTGCCCTCGGATCGGCAAGATGATCGAGCAGTACGGCGAACTCTTCCTGCGGCGGATTTACACCGAGCGGGAGATCCGCTACTGCCAGTCTCGCAAGCACGCGATCGAGCATTTCGCCGGTCGCTGGGCGGCCAAGGAGGCGATCCTCAAGGCGCTTGGGACGGGTCGGGGCGACGGCGTCGGCTGGAGCGACGTCGAGGTTCGCAACGGTTCCCAGGGGGCCCTCCGGGTGATGATCCGCGGGGCGGCCAAGGACGTCGCCACGGAGCGCGGGGTCGGCGACGTCCTGGTCTCGATCGCTCACTGTCGGACCTACGCCACGGCCTACGCCATGGCGGTCGGTCGTCCCAAATCGGCCCCGCCGGCCGACCAGGCGTAGCGAGCCTCCACGGCTCGCCCGCCTGGATTCGATCGGCGATTGCTGATGCATCGTCGATCAGGTCGTCGCGGCGTCGGCCGCGGCGTCCGCGGCGTTGGCCATGACGGCGTTAATCTTCTCCAGGGTGCCTTCGCTGGGCTCTTTGGTCCCCTTGCACTTGGGGTATTTCGCACAGCCGAGGAAGTAGCCGCGACGCCCCTTGCGGGGGATCATCGGACCGCCGCAGTCGTCGCAGATCTCGTCGATCTGGATCGATTTCAGGTCGGGGCCCGCGGCGGCGGCCGGCGGGGGCGCCATCTTGGCGACCTCGTCCTTCAGCTCGTCGGGGACCGGCACGGCGTTGCGGCACTTGGGGTAGCCCGTGCATCCCAGAAAGGCCCCTCGCTTGCCTTGCCGGATGGCGAACGGCTTGCCGCACTTCTCGCAGTTCTTGTCGATCTTGATGGTCGGCAGCGGGTTGCCCTCGACGTCGACCGCCACGATGTTGCGGCACTTGGGATAACCGGTGCAGCCCAGGAACGGCCCCCGCTTGCCTTGCCGCAAGGCCAGCGGCTTGCCGCACTTCTCGCACTTGTGCTCGGTCTCGACCATCTTCTGGACCGGGTTGCCCTCCGGGTCGATGTCGAACGATTCCTTGCACTCGGGGTAGCCCGAGCACGAGAGGAACTTCTCCCCCTTCTTGTTCTCGCGGATCAAGAGCGGCTTCCCGCACTTGGCGCAGACGTGGCCGCTCTCGACGGCCTCGGCCCGGGGCGGGCCGTCCTTGGGACGGGTGGCCTTGCACTCGGGATACTTGGAGCATCCCAGGAACTCGCCGGTCCGGCCGAACTTCATCACCATCGGAGCGCCGCAGACGTGGCAGATCTCGTTGGTGGCGATCTGCACCCGCTCCATCTGGGTCTCAGCCGCCTTGAGCGCCTCCTGGAATGGGTAATAGAACTCGTCGAGCACCTTGACCATGTCTTCCTTGGCCTGGGCGACGTCGTCGAGCTCATCCTCCATGTGGGCGGTAAACTTGAGGTCGAGGATCTTCGGGAAGTGCTTGACCAGCACGTCGGTCACAACCATCCCCAGTTCGGTCGCGAAGAACCGCCGGTCGGTGTGCTCGACGTACTTGCGGTCCTGGATCGTCTGGATGATCGGCGCGTAGGTGCTGGGGCGGCCGATGTTCTCCTTTTCAAGGGCCTTGATCAGCGTGGCTTCGCTGTACCGGGGGGGCGGCTGGGTGAAGTGCTGGGTGGCGTCGAGACTCTGGAGGTCGAGCTTCCCGCCGACCGACACCGCCGGCAGAAGCGCGTCTTCCTGCTTGCCGCCCGGCGGCCAGATCTTGCGGTGGCCGTCGAACCGGAGGATCTTGCCCTGGGCCTTGAACAGCCCCGGCCCGGCCGTGATCGCCACGTCGGTGACGGTGAAGACGGCCGCCGTCATCTGACTGGCGACGAACCGCCAGTAGATGAACGCGTACAGACGGTTCTGATCGTGGCTGAGATGCTTCTGGACCTTGTCGGGCGTGAGGCTCAGCTCGGTCGGCCGGATCGCCTCGTGAGCTTCCTGAGCGTTCTTGCCGGCCGAGTAGCGAAGGGCCTTGGGGGGCACGTACCGATCGCCGTACTGGGTCTTGATCAGGTCGCGGACGCTGGTCAGGGCCTCTTCCGACACCCGCAGGCTGTCGGTACGCATATAGGTGATAAGGCCGACGGGCCCCGAGCCGTCGACGTCGATGCCTTCATAAAGCTCCTGGGCGACCTTCATCGTCTTCTTGCCCGGGAACCGCAAGCGGATGGCCGCCTGCTGCTGGAGCGTGCTCGTCTTGAACGGCGGGTCGGCCTTGTCAAGCTTCTCGGTCTCGTCGACCTTGGAGACGACGTACGGCTCGGAGGCGAGCACGTCGCGGATCTTCTGGGCCTCGGCCTCGGTCTTGGCCGCGAACTTGGCGCCCTCGAATTCCGTCAGGCCGGCCTCGAACCGCTCGTTCTCAAGGGTCGAACCGGCGGGGCTGACGGCCGCGGTGATCTTCCAGAACTCCTCCTGGATGAACGCCCGGATGTCCCGCTCGCGGTCGACGATCAG contains:
- a CDS encoding OmpH family outer membrane protein, which codes for MVLSSRLIAALGLGAAGMAFLAAPIQGQGQGQAQQDGGVRRTAGNAGAAAPAGFKAPIPPVIGTVDLEAVFKGYEKVKAQAEEFNAAAMAKKKDLMKIQGEMAQEAEMLQKLNPGSDDFKKRENHITELKAKMEAGRESAEREFSSREAESMATLYKEIQVMVQKIAEQRRMNYVVRVSNQPISGSNPNSVMAAMSNTMIYADPRNDITNDVVHNLNKWYAAVGGHVAKPAAGAAVGGAPAAAQPAAAAAAQPEVH
- the lpxC gene encoding UDP-3-O-acyl-N-acetylglucosamine deacetylase translates to MLIAKRPQRTLARAAEVRGVGFFHGADVTMRFLPADPDTGVRFIRTDLPDRPSVAARVSQVIPTQRRTAVQDGPAVVELIEHVMAALAGLQIDNCLIEIDAPECPGCDGSSRVFVETLDAAGVVDQDRPRQTLTIERSFTVREGDAVLAAHPNATDGLTLSYHLDYGQDSPIGNQSFLLSLSPESFRSEVAASRTFLLEHEAKSLRAAGIGLRATEKDVLLFGPDGVVGNTLRFPDECARHKVLDMIGDLALLGMDLHGFVVAHRSGHHANASLVRKLLQSIEKEKEKEADPWAPPLPLRSDGTIDIQGILEILPHRYPMLLLDRVLELQAGRRVVGLKNVSFNEPFFQGHWPGRPIMPGVLIIEAMAQAAGILIASSVNRSGRAAVIASIDDVKLRRPVVPGDQLRIEIVAHKIKTTSASVTGVAKVGDALAAQAKIRFVMIDAPAA
- the dapA gene encoding 4-hydroxy-tetrahydrodipicolinate synthase, with the translated sequence MATKGRMFAGCTVALATPFRDGAVDEPVLRAWVEWQIAQGTPVISPVGTTGEAPTLSHAEHERVIAIVVETAAGRAKVLPGTGSNSTAEAVRLTKFAANAGADGALLVAPYYNRPSQEGIYRHFAAVAESVDLPIVLYNIPGRTGRNVEVDTVERLAGLGPIVAIKEASGSLDQVSEILVRTDLTVLSGDDSLTLPMLAVGAEGVISVAANLIPQDIAALIREFNAGDLRAARERHARLFPLCRELLGLAPNPVPLKAALALLGRGNGELRLPLCPLDEAALGRLSQALNQYGLLNR
- a CDS encoding ArsR/SmtB family transcription factor — encoded protein: MARKDAKQSTETNGKAAEAAPEVSDQSIRELAQVFKLLSDETRLRILFYLALSEDGELHVTELCQRLGQSQPAVSHHLALLRVSGLIESRREGKHNFYSVRTDHFGDLLLSLFSAAGETPKNKKYRFHDFVLTYAGA
- a CDS encoding ATP-dependent helicase is translated as MDLLADLTTPQREAVMHVDGPMLVLAGAGSGKTRVITRRVAYLLKQGIAADNILALTFTNKAAGEMRERIEALTPGARVWVGTFHGFCARLLRTHGSLVGLDKAFTIYDQSDRLKTVREVLDALGIEDPPITPEKIESAISKAKNDLASPKSLAFRARDDKDRLVAKVYAAYEERLKGASAVDFDDLLVHVVSILKNHKDVRASLDARFRYVLVDEYQDTNMAQYAIVRALSVDHPNLCVTGDPDQSIYGWRGANLSNILEFEKDYNFVKVVKLEHNYRSTKNILSVADHLIQFNTNRKPKALITENSRGEPVDLTVYGRESDEAEGVAGRIQSLVRDGSYNYSDVAVFCRITALTRTFEQAFRSARIPYQIIGGVSFYERQEVKDVVSYLNLINNPKDDLAFTRVVNVPPRGLGKTSFEHLISAARERGETLLETARKAKSVPGLKDKAIRAFLDFTQLYDELAALRDDSVEKVILQLMEKSGYRQHLKDEPGDKGEDRLANLEELITAAREFDAEHAGATIQEFLSDITLASPIDRWDQQTGAVTLMTLHAAKGLEFPVVFIVALEAGILPHSRAFDNPSEMEEERRLLFVGITRAKRELFLSRCRIRSFRGQQQATAQSQFLTELPREFMVYEDRSGVVTSERGWSPSSSSSSGYASRRPEPRPNPTPSPAAFRLTTAAQLGGGSFPTTTPTSDLDAFRPGASVLHPEYGLGRIVSVDGAGPNRKGKIAFTLSGEKTFVLAKSPLKVVGKAGGRPTR
- a CDS encoding pyridoxine 5'-phosphate synthase; translation: MPRLGVNIDHVATLRQARKGREPDPVWAAAIAELGGADGITIHLREDRRHIQDRDLRILRETVQVVLNLELSIDPAMVALALEYRPDQVTLVPERREEITTEGGLSVTAHRSRTAEAVARLRDAGIHAALFLDADPAEIDAGIELGVVAIELHTGRYANAREGSDRDVELDALRRAGARIAAAGVELHAGHGLDYRNVQAVAALDRMAELNIGHSIVSRSLFVGLERAVREMKDCIEVRA
- the acpS gene encoding holo-ACP synthase, with protein sequence MEIVGIGTDIVECPRIGKMIEQYGELFLRRIYTEREIRYCQSRKHAIEHFAGRWAAKEAILKALGTGRGDGVGWSDVEVRNGSQGALRVMIRGAAKDVATERGVGDVLVSIAHCRTYATAYAMAVGRPKSAPPADQA
- the topA gene encoding type I DNA topoisomerase; translation: MPRKSSSTTTPKNGKAAKPKTAKPAAPRSKAATGKGSRTKAAEGPPAGGYGPALVIVESPKKAKSINKFLGSKFIVKASMGHVRDLPKRKLGLDVADGYTASYEIVPAKKDTIGDLRRDAARSEIVYLATDPDREGEAIAWHLQQALDLPDDRVRRVTFHEITERAVREAFNKVGPINMDMVNAQQARRFLDRFVGYQLSPLLWSKVARNLSAGRVQSVAVRLIVDRERDIRAFIQEEFWKITAAVSPAGSTLENERFEAGLTEFEGAKFAAKTEAEAQKIRDVLASEPYVVSKVDETEKLDKADPPFKTSTLQQQAAIRLRFPGKKTMKVAQELYEGIDVDGSGPVGLITYMRTDSLRVSEEALTSVRDLIKTQYGDRYVPPKALRYSAGKNAQEAHEAIRPTELSLTPDKVQKHLSHDQNRLYAFIYWRFVASQMTAAVFTVTDVAITAGPGLFKAQGKILRFDGHRKIWPPGGKQEDALLPAVSVGGKLDLQSLDATQHFTQPPPRYSEATLIKALEKENIGRPSTYAPIIQTIQDRKYVEHTDRRFFATELGMVVTDVLVKHFPKILDLKFTAHMEDELDDVAQAKEDMVKVLDEFYYPFQEALKAAETQMERVQIATNEICHVCGAPMVMKFGRTGEFLGCSKYPECKATRPKDGPPRAEAVESGHVCAKCGKPLLIRENKKGEKFLSCSGYPECKESFDIDPEGNPVQKMVETEHKCEKCGKPLALRQGKRGPFLGCTGYPKCRNIVAVDVEGNPLPTIKIDKNCEKCGKPFAIRQGKRGAFLGCTGYPKCRNAVPVPDELKDEVAKMAPPPAAAAGPDLKSIQIDEICDDCGGPMIPRKGRRGYFLGCAKYPKCKGTKEPSEGTLEKINAVMANAADAAADAATT